In Microcoleus sp. AS-A8, a single window of DNA contains:
- a CDS encoding tyrosine-type recombinase/integrase, translated as MGKVARLADYRPKNSADDFDDWQKDWRMELEADERSPHTIRAYLQDINGFIKWFEQTQGPFSPELITNLDLRDYKRFLAQTAKPATINRKICSMSAFLTWAQDTERIKSVPKMPRMVKEQRQGIRWLSPDQQHDLLQRVERDGSCRDLGMVKLLLNTGLRVAELTDLRWGDVEISDRCCELVVRAGKGSKRRVIPLNKDARSALLLLGYEKNRGMDKSVMQGQRGGMVPRGVCWLLKKYRGNLSNFSVHTLRHTFCKNLVDAGVSLEKIAALAGHENLETTRRYCQPSPNDLAKAVDLIGQED; from the coding sequence ATGGGGAAAGTAGCACGGTTGGCGGATTATCGACCCAAAAACTCAGCCGATGATTTTGACGATTGGCAAAAAGATTGGAGGATGGAATTAGAGGCCGACGAGCGCAGTCCCCACACGATTAGAGCCTATTTGCAAGATATAAACGGCTTTATAAAGTGGTTTGAACAAACCCAAGGCCCATTCAGTCCGGAATTAATCACTAATTTGGATTTGCGGGACTACAAGCGCTTTTTAGCGCAGACCGCTAAGCCCGCAACCATCAATCGAAAGATCTGTAGCATGAGCGCTTTTCTCACTTGGGCGCAGGACACAGAGCGGATTAAATCAGTCCCTAAAATGCCCAGGATGGTCAAGGAACAGCGCCAAGGAATCCGTTGGCTATCTCCCGACCAACAACATGATTTGCTACAGCGGGTGGAACGCGATGGCAGCTGCCGCGATTTGGGGATGGTGAAGTTGCTACTGAACACAGGGCTGCGGGTTGCTGAGCTGACAGACCTCCGCTGGGGAGACGTTGAGATTAGCGATCGCTGCTGTGAGCTGGTTGTGCGGGCAGGCAAAGGCTCAAAGCGCCGGGTTATTCCTCTAAATAAGGATGCTCGCTCTGCTTTGCTGCTATTGGGCTACGAAAAAAACCGGGGCATGGATAAGTCAGTGATGCAAGGGCAGCGGGGAGGAATGGTTCCCCGTGGAGTCTGCTGGTTGCTGAAAAAATACAGGGGTAACCTCAGTAATTTTAGTGTTCACACCTTGCGCCATACCTTCTGTAAAAATTTAGTAGATGCCGGGGTTAGTTTAGAGAAAATTGCCGCGCTGGCAGGACATGAAAATTTAGAGACCACCAGGCGCTATTGCCAGCCCTCCCCTAATGACTTGGCTAAGGCTGTGGACTTGATTGGGCAAGAAGATTAA